From the genome of Streptomyces sp. NBC_00659, one region includes:
- a CDS encoding cytochrome P450 has product MDTEPVVTAAPSPRPAPSAQPAATGRQRLPEPLGAGFLARPEETLAEIRETCPVARIRTPAGRPAWLVTRAEDVRAGFLDPRLSLSGGHVPDPGVRRRALDVTLVNYDPPDHTRIRRLATPALTPARMAAHRERIEEAAGELLDAADAARGQGPLELMDAFARPFAFRSLCEVFEVREEERAALYAPVALLADKTGCSARTVEESVAHIDAFVRGEMARRAAAPGDDVVSRVLAAWRQQGGATEDEVASLLAMLLLAGFDSTVQAIGMSVVALLGHHDVQDSLREEPSRIPRAVDELLRWDTPGPFSTKRVALEDVRFGDTVIPAGSGVLLSVAAANHDPRCHADPGTLDPDRSTAGRHLTFGLGPHYCPGSALARLELTVALTVILGRWQRLEPAVPLNELAWGGGYLHRRLAALPVLPHGSG; this is encoded by the coding sequence ATGGACACCGAGCCCGTCGTCACGGCCGCGCCGTCCCCCCGGCCCGCGCCGTCCGCCCAGCCCGCGGCAACAGGACGGCAGCGGCTGCCGGAGCCGCTCGGGGCCGGATTCCTGGCCCGTCCGGAGGAGACGCTGGCCGAGATCCGGGAGACGTGTCCCGTGGCCCGGATCAGGACGCCCGCCGGACGGCCGGCCTGGCTGGTGACCCGTGCCGAGGATGTGCGGGCCGGGTTCCTGGATCCCCGCCTGTCCTTGAGCGGCGGCCACGTTCCCGACCCCGGCGTGCGCCGACGCGCGCTGGACGTGACGCTGGTCAACTACGATCCGCCGGACCACACGCGGATCCGCCGTCTGGCGACCCCGGCCCTCACCCCGGCACGCATGGCCGCCCACCGGGAGCGCATCGAGGAAGCCGCCGGTGAACTGCTCGACGCGGCGGACGCGGCGCGGGGGCAGGGGCCGCTGGAGCTGATGGACGCCTTCGCGCGCCCGTTCGCGTTCCGGTCGCTGTGCGAGGTGTTCGAGGTGCGTGAGGAGGAGCGGGCCGCGCTGTACGCACCGGTGGCGCTCCTCGCGGACAAGACGGGCTGCTCCGCTCGCACCGTCGAGGAGAGCGTGGCTCATATCGACGCGTTCGTCCGCGGCGAGATGGCCCGCCGCGCGGCCGCTCCGGGTGACGACGTCGTCTCGCGCGTCCTCGCGGCCTGGCGCCAGCAGGGCGGCGCGACCGAGGACGAGGTCGCCTCCCTCCTGGCGATGCTGCTGCTGGCCGGCTTCGACAGCACGGTGCAGGCGATCGGCATGAGCGTGGTGGCGCTGCTGGGCCACCACGACGTACAGGACTCCCTGCGGGAGGAGCCGTCGCGGATTCCGCGCGCGGTGGACGAGTTGCTGCGCTGGGACACCCCGGGCCCTTTCAGCACCAAGAGGGTGGCGCTGGAGGACGTCCGGTTCGGGGACACGGTCATTCCGGCGGGCAGCGGAGTCCTGCTCTCCGTGGCGGCGGCCAACCACGACCCGCGCTGCCATGCCGACCCCGGCACGCTGGACCCGGACCGCAGCACCGCCGGCCGTCATCTGACGTTCGGTCTGGGCCCGCACTACTGTCCCGGATCGGCGCTGGCCCGCCTGGAGCTCACGGTGGCCCTGACCGTCATCCTCGGCCGCTGGCAACGGCTGGAGCCGGCGGTGCCGCTCAACGAGCTGGCCTGGGGCGGCGGCTATCTGCACCGCCG